The genomic DNA CAAAACCAAACCCTTCAGAATGTGTGGGTATACAAAAATTACTCAAAAAGAAGGTTATAAAACTACCAGGGTGCCCGTGTCATCCTGATTGGTTTATGGGTACTCTGGCCTATATCATGCTTTGTGGTGAGCCAGAACTGGATGACAGACAAAGACCCCTTATGTTTTATAGCACATTAATTCACGACATATGCCCCAGAAGACCATATTTTGATAAAGGGATATTCGCCTCAAAGCTTGGTGAAAAAACCTGTATGTTTAAACTAGGATGCAGAGGGCCGGTAACAAGGGTTGATTGCCCACTCAGAAAATGGAACGATGGGGTAAATTGGCCAATTGGCGATGATAGTCCTTGTATCGGATGTGCTATGTTTGGATTTCCAGACAAAATGGAGCCGTTCATTAGTTACGACACGACTTAAATGGGGTGAAAAAAACGAAGAGAATTATAATTAATCCTGTAACCCGCATAAGTGGGTTTATGGAAATAGACGCTGTCATTGATAGTAACATTGTTGCAGATGCAAAGACCGAGGGCCTTCTTTTCAGGGGCTTTGAAAAAATGCTGGAAGGAAGAAGCCCGTTTGATGCCGTGTATTTCACTCAGAGAATTTGTGGAATTTGTTCCACAGCTCACTCCATGGCCTCTACGATGGCTTTAGAAAATGCTATGGGCATCGTTATATCACAGCAAGGCAGATATTTAAGAGACATCATACACGGATGCGAGTTTCTTCAAAATCATATCCGGCACTTTTATCAGTACACCGCACCTGACTTTATTAAGCTTCCCGAAGGCAATACACTTTTTGAAACAGAACATAATGATTTTAGACTGCCTAAACACAAAAACGATTTAATTGTGCAGCACTACTTTGATTCTCTTGAAATAAGCCGCAGTTCGCATGAAATGCTGGCGATTTTAGGCGGAAAAGCACCACATAACCATGGCGTCTTTATCGGGGGAATTACCTCACAAGCAACCCCTGAAAAAATAGCGCGTTTAACCTCAATGCTTCAAAACATCAAACAGTTTATTGTCACCAAAATGATACCCGACGCATACACCATTGCACAGTACTATAAAGAGTATTTTAAAATTGGACGGGGGTACGGTAATCTATTAAGCTTCGGTTGCTTTAATCAATATAAAATGCTGGGTACCCTATTTGTTAACCCCCTAGAATACAGCAATGGGAGGATGACAAAGCTTAATCCCGCAGAAATTACAGAAAACGTACATTCTTCATGGTACACATCAAAAACAGATACTTATACGCCTTTTCAAACAATCCCTGACCCTGATGTAAAAAAAAGCGACGCTTATTCTTGGGTAAAAGCACCGAGGTATAGAGGTCTGCCGTATGAGGTTGGACCTTTGGCTAGGATGTGGCTATGTGGTGAATACCGAAATGGTAT from Oscillospiraceae bacterium MB24-C1 includes the following:
- a CDS encoding nickel-dependent hydrogenase large subunit encodes the protein MEIDAVIDSNIVADAKTEGLLFRGFEKMLEGRSPFDAVYFTQRICGICSTAHSMASTMALENAMGIVISQQGRYLRDIIHGCEFLQNHIRHFYQYTAPDFIKLPEGNTLFETEHNDFRLPKHKNDLIVQHYFDSLEISRSSHEMLAILGGKAPHNHGVFIGGITSQATPEKIARLTSMLQNIKQFIVTKMIPDAYTIAQYYKEYFKIGRGYGNLLSFGCFNQYKMLGTLFVNPLEYSNGRMTKLNPAEITENVHSSWYTSKTDTYTPFQTIPDPDVKKSDAYSWVKAPRYRGLPYEVGPLARMWLCGEYRNGISTMDRTIARALEAKKIANIMLVLLKNLIPNISLQEKYEIPQRANGSGLIDTTRGALGHWIKIENKVISFYQIITPSAWNLSTRSQDQLPGPGEKAMIGTTINNTDLPVELGRIIRSFDPCVSCATHVYKKGNLIKTMQVVP